The Oxalobacter aliiformigenes nucleotide sequence TCTGCCGGTCGTGCCTTCCGGAAAGAAGATGCAGCGTTCCCGGGCCTGCAGGTTTCTGACCAGTGTTTCCAGTGTGCTTTTGAGGTTCCGTGCACTGCTGCGTTCGAGAAACAGCGTTCCGGTTTTCCGGGACAGCCAGCCGACCATGGGCCAGTGTGCCATGTCCGCCTTGGCGATGAAATGGCCGGATACGACCGAGTAGATCAGGAAAATGTCCAGCCATGAAACGTGATTGGCGACGATCAGCGATCTGGGCGACAACAGTTCCGGATTGACGATTTTCACGGTCACGCCGCAGATATCCAGCAGTTTTCTGGACCATTTCTGGACGTACAGGTTTTTTTTCGAATCGTCGATGAACGGATAAACCACGGTACCATAGACGAAAGCGCCCAGTGTATGCATCAACAGGCGGAAAAAGCAGAAAAACGATTTCATGATGGCATTCTTTTACCGTTCAAAAGCGATGCGTCCTTCAACCAGAGTGAAACGGACACAGCCGGGGATGTTTTTTCCGAGGAACGGCGTGTGCTTGCCCTGGCTTGCCAGTTTCGATGCCGTGACTGTCCAGCTGGCAGCCGGGTCGAAAATACAGATGTCCGCATTGGCGCCGATGTCCAGACGGCCGCAGGAAAGCCCGAGAATTCTGGCCGGATCGGAAGTGATTTTGGCGATGGCCTTTCCGAGCATATCGTCGCCGCTTCCGCGTTCCCGCATCCATTTCAGTGTCAGCGAGAGAAACAGTTCGAGACCGGTGGCGCCCGGTGTGGCCTCACCGAACGGCAACAGTTTCTCGTCGTCGTCAACGGGAGTGTGGTCCGAACAGATGGCGTCGATGGTACCGTCAAGCAGCCCCTGTGTGATGGCGTCACGGTCAGCGTGCGAACGAAGGGGCGGGGTCAGGCGGGCATTTGTATCAAAATAATCGATGTCGTCTTCCGTCAGATGGAGATGATGGATTCCGACATCGCAGGTGACCGGCAGTCTTTCCTGTTTCGCCTGACGGACAAGTTCGATGCCCTTGGCTGTTGACAGGCGGCACAGGTGTACCCGTGCACCGGTGACCCGCATCAGTTCGAAAATCGTATGCAGGCTGACGGTTTCGGCAATGGCGGGAATGCCGATCAGGCCGAGTGCGGCGGCAACCTGGCCCGAATGGGCCATGCCGTTTCGGGCGAGGAACGGGTCTTCCGGCCGCAGCCACGAACAGTAATTGAACGAGTTGGCGTATTGCAGGGCTCGCAGCAACACTTCGGTATCCGGAATCGGTTCATTGGCGTGGGAAAAACCGATGCAGCCGGCGTCGGTCAGCTCCGCCATTTCCGTCAGTTTCTGGCCTTTCAGGCCAACGGTCAGGGCGCCGAGCGGGTAGACATGGGCCTGGTTTCTGGCCGCAGCGCGGTATTTCAGCATTTCGACCAGTCCCGGTTCATCCAGTACGGGATCGGTATCCGGCGGACAGACAAGACTGGTTACGCCGCCTGCGACCGCCGCCTGCATTTCGGATTCCAGTGTCGCCTTGTGTTCGTAACCCGGTTCACGCAGCCGGGCGGCCAGATCGACGAATCCGGGGGAGACGACGAGGCCGCCGGCATCAATAGTCCTGTCCGGGGAAAATCCGGAAACAGGAACGTCCGCTTCCGTAATGGCAACGATTTTTCCATCGGCTACAGCAATGTTTCTGATTCCGTCGATATGGTTGGCAGGATCGATCAGTCGTCCGTTTTCGATAAGAAGTTTCATTCCAGTATGTCCTCAAAAACTGTCCGGTTTCGCCTAGTTGCCGGCCAGAATGCTCATGACGGCCATTCTGACGGCAATGCCATAGGTGACCTGCGAGAGAATGACGGCCTGATTGCCGTCGGCTACGGCAGAATCGATTTCAACACCGCGATTCATCGGTCCGGGATGCATGACAATGGCATCCGGCTTGGCCAGGGC carries:
- a CDS encoding dihydroorotase, with translation MKLLIENGRLIDPANHIDGIRNIAVADGKIVAITEADVPVSGFSPDRTIDAGGLVVSPGFVDLAARLREPGYEHKATLESEMQAAVAGGVTSLVCPPDTDPVLDEPGLVEMLKYRAAARNQAHVYPLGALTVGLKGQKLTEMAELTDAGCIGFSHANEPIPDTEVLLRALQYANSFNYCSWLRPEDPFLARNGMAHSGQVAAALGLIGIPAIAETVSLHTIFELMRVTGARVHLCRLSTAKGIELVRQAKQERLPVTCDVGIHHLHLTEDDIDYFDTNARLTPPLRSHADRDAITQGLLDGTIDAICSDHTPVDDDEKLLPFGEATPGATGLELFLSLTLKWMRERGSGDDMLGKAIAKITSDPARILGLSCGRLDIGANADICIFDPAASWTVTASKLASQGKHTPFLGKNIPGCVRFTLVEGRIAFER
- a CDS encoding lysophospholipid acyltransferase family protein, which produces MKSFFCFFRLLMHTLGAFVYGTVVYPFIDDSKKNLYVQKWSRKLLDICGVTVKIVNPELLSPRSLIVANHVSWLDIFLIYSVVSGHFIAKADMAHWPMVGWLSRKTGTLFLERSSARNLKSTLETLVRNLQARERCIFFPEGTTGRQGNMLPFHPNLFEGAINAGLPVQPFALKYVNRNGEYEPAVDSSGDISLARSMKNVFNSDYIMAELTILPVIDTTGMHRKALARQAQDVISSVLPANPPVPGNRDNPPETAPDRQDAQP